DNA sequence from the Liolophura sinensis isolate JHLJ2023 chromosome 1, CUHK_Ljap_v2, whole genome shotgun sequence genome:
TATATTGGTGTACATCTTAACATAAACAATTACCAGCTGTTTGTCTGCTACTGTTCTGTTCTTCACAATACTGTACACCTGGTGTTTGAGAATCATTGCAGGTAATGTGTGATGAAACTTCTCTACTGGGAAAAGACCTCTTAGGAAGAACAAAGTAGCCTTTGTGTCTGACAGTATTTCATCAGCTGCAAAATAAAAGCAATCTCCAGGTCAAGATTGCATCACAGgttcactgaaaataaaattcttgtTGTTAACTCTAAGTTATCCCTGTAGTGATAAATAACAGCAGCAAAGACCAAATTAAATGCACttattatttatgattttgtaCAATTATTCCAGAaaataagtgtacatgtaagctccTATATTAAGACACATTCTTAATTCATGACACATATGTTTGCACTTTTAAAATGACAGTTGACTGATCTAAATGTCATTCATAAAGGAAACAGTTTGCTATTATGCctacattttattaatttatttgattggaaattGAATTATATACCGGTTCCCCATCACAATTCCACAGCTGTTCTCTTAAAAGTacaggaaactggagtgttgGAAGAAAAAAACCACAACCCATTTGCCAAAATAACATCATAATGTAATGTGCCATACAAGTGCATGTTAAAGTCTGACTACACTTTTATAGTTTTGATTGGATACAGAATCATGTCTTCAGAAACATAGATGTACACTTCAACATTCGAAACTTTCAATGGGCTCCAGCCATATTGTTGACCCATGCAGGTCTATGAAGTCATATCACTAACCAACTGAAATTTGTTCAAGCATAACAAAAAAGGAACATACCTTGAAGACAGTGAATATTCTGGGCAttattatatgtaaatatatttggtGAATGATATTAGTATACTAAGTTCAACTTGAGTACTAACACTCCACATCTTTCTCATCTTTGGGAAACCCATTTGTGGCACCGCTATCGACTTTTGCTGGTCCCAAGAATATTCTTTTCCTCTGTTTGTAGATTTCAGGTATATGTGATCTCTTCCGACTCAtgtctgaaaacataaaaataaactgCCACTATGCTGCACTTTCCAGAACTAAATTTTACgataaagggatacagaatcgaatCTGACTGGGTGACATGAGAGATAGGTAAGTCAAGGCTTTGCCTTGCCTATGCTGAATATCAGGTATGGTAGATTTATTCAGGCGTGATCAAGGATGCAAGATTTAACCCTGGAAACCCTATCAGCTATGTCCACTGTCAGACAATCaacattgattctgtatccctttaagaaaGGATTCCTAAATGAGAGGGTCTTCTTGGAGTTCTTATTTGAGATGTATCTGTGGACTATGCTCATTGTATACTGGAATTGTCACTACTGCTTCTTTCACCATTGGTATTGTCCCCTTTGAAAGATGTGCTAGGAACAGGTGTCTGTATATAggggtctacatgtatatatatgtagcgtTTATGAGAGATGAGTTCTCTGGAGTGGGGGAGCTCGCACATATGCCGTAAGTTGGGGTTAGAAAACACTCTGTTCGCTCAACGCTCGTGCGCAAAACCATTTAGAGCCAGggttctaaccccaacttccgGCATATACATGAACTCTCCTACGTGGAACTCCCGAGAACTCAtatctctcataggccctatatctatatatatatatatatatatatatatatatatgcagcatattatggtaattttttttacatgtcatCCAATTTCATTTGCCAGTGACGGTGAGTGACATCTACTTTGAAACAATACACTGCATAGAACTGAATAAGTAACTTTTCAGAGTAATCCAGCTTTTAAACTTGTGAATTTTAATGCAAATTAATGGCATCAACTAGGTTTGCCCTAATTACCATACCAGAATGCCTGCGATTGCATGTCAGCAAAACTCGATGAAAACTGCTTTCCTCCGGAAATGATCGGGCTTGTGTATCAAGATAGGAAAGTATACATGAAGGAATGCTTGACCTTAAACAAATGACATCATGCTCCTAACTGTATGCGCACGGCTTCGCATACACGTCTATGGCTTGTCAGATTCATCATCAGAATCAGTTACCGGAAAGTTACATTTACACTCAACAAATTTTGACAACTTTGCAGACAGGACAATGCAAATCGTTGAATTTAGGGGATGGTATGAAGTGTTACCTTCAATACAATAAACTAAAGGCCTGACACGCACTTTGACGAGAGAAAACTTTAAATAACGTCTTTTTCTTCACTTGGCAACCAGGTAAAACCTAACCTGTACCCCGCCATGTTTGACGATAATAAGGTTTGATTGGTTGATCATTGCAGTTCCGGTTCAAGTAGGACACTTTTTAACTCCTAAGCTAGAGAGTCTTTACACTAAATATTGTACTGAGTTGTTGTAACTTGCATGCGTACAAGTTGAAACTACTGTACCAAACTTTTCAAGTTTGCGTTTCTATGTACGCTACTTTTCAGTGTTGTGTGACACATTGATGTACAAGTGCAAGTGCAAGTCAATATTTTGTTAATTCGCCAAATGATCAAATATCTGCGCGAAATAATGAATCTGATTCATCCCGGCTATCCGGCATTATTTTCAGGTGGGAGTTTTAAAATAAGGTTGGGCCCCCAGATGGTCATGGGGTCCCCCCGccaacccccccccctccccccgccccaTTTGTCTCCTTCAATGATGTTGgccacggtcgtataagtgaaacatttaagGCACGGCGTAAGACGCCAatcataacaaataaataaaaaatgtgtgtACTATTGCATGCATGCTTCTAACAATGGTATAAAACCATAGTCCAGCTCAGTACGTTATCGCCAGTTTTTTGAAGTGTGTAGTACATCTTTGTGATGATGTGAAAGGGTAGACCTTTGGTCATTTGTACAAGAATTTTAGTCATAAATAATCCAGAAATACTTCTAAATTTGTTATAGTGTCGGCTTAGTTACATAATGCATTGGCAGGTGCTCTGCTAATGCAGCAAGCTAAATGATCTCGCTCCTTATTTAATGTTCAGACATTTACCTTGTCCAGTCATGGAGGTagtacatttaacattgttaaaTTAGTGATCTGGGAGACCTCAGATATTGCTCAGACTTAAAATGAATCACTGAGATCATCAACATGatcaatatacatttatgtgcacaTGGTTGAATTATCATTGCATTAATTGGTGTGGTATGCGCTTTAATATTCAATTAATGGTGTACTAAACAGATCAAGCTGAATCCTGTGGCCAGCAAAATGCAGTTTCAGTAATTGTAGGATTTCAGCACTTGTAGGATTTCAGTACTCAGACTGTGATGGGATGAGGTATCTTGTCTGGTTATATGTATCGGCTTAAGTCACTATCCTGTTATGAATACTTATAGAAAAGTGTTGTGATTGATTAAAATAATGCCAGACTtgataaagaaaagaaataatattaaagtagtaagtaaataaaaatactgaTGTAAAGTATTTAGGTTAAACAACATTTTGTACAAGAAAAAAGATGTATGAATCACACATGGTACTTTAATAACTTTATCACATATATGTTTACAGATGTGTGCAtatttttgccttgttttttcagtgtatactgGAGTGTGTTCTACCATCCAAGGTCTGAAAGATGTCATTTATTCTCACCTTTAGATCCTCTTTGACCTGTCATATGGAAAAAAACTTGACTTGAGAAAAGAATTTAAGgtcaaaatgaaataatgtcATCAGGCAGCATTTCTGGGTAAAAATAGAAGGAATAATGAAGAGGAAATCAGACGAAGCCTTTGAGGACTTTGGAAATAAAGTGAGGCGCAAAGATTCCAAAGACCAAAATGTGAATAACAAATTGGATGGATCTAATTGCCAACCAAGATTCTCTTTAAGGCAAATTCAGTCATCCAGGAGCCATTTTCCATACTATAGGCAGCCACGAGAAATTGGCTTCTTTTCTCTGGATATTCAGCGAAAGTTTTATGATGATAAAAGTCAGCTAAAGTTTTATATTGCTCCTAGCAATGCTGCCTCAGTGAATTTTAACCTGAGAGAAGGATACAAAGATCTGATCAAGAAAGACGAATCTGTGAAGGAATTTATTGATGATCTGCTCAGATGGGTGTTGGTTCACAAACAGCTCTTTGTGTTGAGAGACAGTGAAGGGAATTTACCCTCAGATGAAACCTTGAAGAGGTACATGGTAACCGGTAATTTAATTTCTAAGTTGTACGCTTTGGAAACAGAGATACATTGATACATTAATACATTGGGCATAGCTGTTTGTTTCACCTGGGATTAAAAGACGTCTATCGTAATCCCAGGTTtcacacccataaaactgaccaccgtcTTACTAATGAAATCTTCTGAATAGCATGTTAAACACTAGTGAATGGCAACTGCTCTAGACTGTCCTGTTTCAGCATTTGCTTgtcttatgtttttttaataattaataatatgaTTTGCCTCTCTGACTTCTCTATTTGTGAAGCCTATTGTATTATATAGTTTATATACTAAAAACAGctggtatatttttttaaaattttgttgtgACAGTTTAAACACAGACTTCATTTGCTGGAGGGGCCTGCTAACCAAGCTGTTATGTACGCCTTTTGAGAGAAGAGATGGCTGGTTGATTGCCATCATTCTGTACAGAGGAACATACTACATGTGTGAATATGACACGGAGGAGAGGAAACACCAGAAACAGCGAATAACACAGCGTCAAGATGAGATGTGCTACTGGGGCTGGAAGTTTGAACAGTACCTTGTGGCAGGTGAGCGGGCATGATGCTGGGGCTGATTTCATGAAgcgtacttagtgttaagtcgcccttagctaagtgcactttatatctctacaacatacgttttcctggtagttaagggcttacttagttaagtgagcttcatgaaactggcccctaGGAAAGAAGTTTTAACTGATATTTAACTAAAGATGATGCACTTTATATGAGCTGGCCTTCATGGCCTAAAGGTTTGCATGCGAGGGCAGCACAATGACCATGGAACCTCTCACCATTATGATCCCTGTGTGTTCAGATTGTGCTGATGCTGGCCTGTcaacagcctgcagatggtcatgggtttctccctggTTTCCTGTGgcagaagtgaaatatactaaaatatgttataaaaatccaactagataaataaatccactTATAGGACACCACCGTTTGCTAGGAACCTGTCAGCTGAGCATGAACATGCGACCTCTTTGGTCAAGGACAGCGAGATGCATTTCAGCCAGTGAGGACCCATGCTGGACGAATTATTGTTCAGTCAGGGGCAAGGTAGATAGATCTGATAGAGTTGATTTGGCAAATGGTTCTTGTTAATGAATTATTGCCTTCCCTGTATTCCATTTTCGCATCCTTAAAATGTTTGtgaattttacataaatgtcacagtcatgactgtacatgtatgagttaaATTTCTGGTTCTTGATGACATGCAATTGCCATGATATCTGATGTTTGCTGTACCCGGTGACTTTATCCACAGActtggaaaaaaatgaaatgtttgaacAAGTGGTTATATAcactaaatgacataaaatttcgcccacaaaagtgtgTTTTTATAGTCAAAtagatgtcacaaaatattatttttgggtCTGACACAATTAATTTTCCAGTAGATTATCATCCTGTGTTCCAAgcaactctcagaatcaggaaaaatcagcaagttagtcatggatgaaatttgtgGTCCTTTAGGAGACtagtttgtacatgttttaatgATCATAGCCTCATGACATCTTTttgttcgtttatttatttatttgactgttgttttgcGCCGTCATCTTTCTGTTTACAGACTCCCCAAAGAAACTGCCGGACACAACAGGTCCTGTGAACAACTGTGAGGCATACTGCACCGTGGTCAGGAGTCGACTCACATCCCACTCAATGGGTAAGAATTTAATCTCAGTCATTTTCCCCTAATTGtaatgttgtcattttttttacagtacatTAAAGAGTTTGAGGGCATAGATCAGCCCACTTGAGAGATCTAAAGTTATTGCCTTTAtgcttaatttgcataattttttcTACCAAGGTGTCCCTCAGGTGCGCAAGGTATTGCCTGCGTATTTTACTTGGCTCAGACAACTCTGTGggacagctttatacatgtgtgtgcagaTGCACTTACAATGTAgaaaagggcagtggtttataTTGGCCACTCTGATCCCCTCTGACCTTGAAACTGacttttgtcatacatgtacttgtggaaTATTATTTTACGGCATTAAATactaataaatcaatcaattgattttctgaaattttgtgatGTAAATGTATCTTGACTGGGACCATCTAGGGCAAGATGTATTTACCATTTATTCCCCGCAGAAGGTAGAACTTGTTGcagaaatcaaaaaaataactgattcataaaatatatgtgtccAATTCTATAAAATGATGAGTATGCTGTTGAACCATAAAGAACTGTTTTCTTGGTTTacagtgaagtacatgtaatgactgaaatcagaaataaaattttgttgttgCCTGTATCTCTcttggttatctcccctttcagTGTTTGCCGGTGAAGTGGACGGTCTTGATCCCAAATCAACAGAGCCATGCAAATATGTGGAGTTAAAGACTAGTCGAGAGATAGATAACAGACGGCAGGATGAAAACTTTAAACGGTATGCATCAGTAGGAATGGTGTTCAACCTGTTTGATTTAGATCCCTTTTTGGTGTTCAGTGGAAGTATTTAAAAATTATGCCCCCATGAGttataggtttatttatttcttttcttgctAGACCTTTTTTTCGTCCAGATATGTCCAGTTATCACAGTGTTAAAAGAATAATTTGTCTGacataatacaaaaaaattgaatgaaattaaaatactCTAATTCCTGGTATATGGTTAATATGGTTATGCAGATGGCATCACAATTACTTGGTTTGCGGAAGTGTTTTAAG
Encoded proteins:
- the LOC135473204 gene encoding decapping and exoribonuclease protein-like is translated as MKRKSDEAFEDFGNKVRRKDSKDQNVNNKLDGSNCQPRFSLRQIQSSRSHFPYYRQPREIGFFSLDIQRKFYDDKSQLKFYIAPSNAASVNFNLREGYKDLIKKDESVKEFIDDLLRWVLVHKQLFVLRDSEGNLPSDETLKSLNTDFICWRGLLTKLLCTPFERRDGWLIAIILYRGTYYMCEYDTEERKHQKQRITQRQDEMCYWGWKFEQYLVADSPKKLPDTTGPVNNCEAYCTVVRSRLTSHSMVFAGEVDGLDPKSTEPCKYVELKTSREIDNRRQDENFKRFKLIKWWAQSFLPGVPTVICGFRDDSGVVHRLQTYKTLDIPAVAKDINDPWDAATCFNFLDKFFHFVKESVKVDDPRVVHLFSWSPGEDITCEDMGTDSEYSFLPHWYIDKLFPQT